The Clostridium septicum genome contains a region encoding:
- a CDS encoding CPBP family glutamic-type intramembrane protease: protein MKRSVVDNKFKTNKVGLQMGYIIISFLISILTMQVLTLFKLMLILDIQMSDVLYIGEAILIIGTILTVIGGMDFLKDNLFREESILKGIGIGTISGLGIMFITYLYRIIPVFIGKRVIAIGSNQAVSTYKDFSFESLLVTSITPAILEEFVFRVGGFTICAVIFRFIFQQIRKDKKSLIEINVLNLRSRYGLMALIFTSLIFAIMHGPSILSLPIYLLPGLLFGFLYCKYGLGVSIVSHCMSNYLSSLILTLVVFLINLLV, encoded by the coding sequence ATGAAAAGATCAGTTGTAGATAATAAATTTAAAACTAATAAGGTAGGACTACAAATGGGATACATAATAATATCATTTTTAATTTCCATTTTAACAATGCAAGTTCTAACTTTATTTAAGTTAATGCTAATATTAGATATACAGATGAGTGATGTGCTTTATATAGGCGAAGCTATATTAATTATAGGAACTATTTTAACTGTTATAGGTGGAATGGATTTCTTGAAGGACAATTTATTTAGAGAGGAAAGTATATTAAAAGGAATAGGTATAGGAACTATATCAGGATTAGGAATTATGTTTATTACTTATTTATATAGGATTATACCAGTTTTTATAGGGAAAAGAGTAATAGCTATAGGCTCAAATCAGGCTGTAAGTACTTACAAAGATTTTAGTTTTGAAAGTTTATTAGTTACATCAATTACTCCAGCTATACTAGAAGAGTTTGTTTTTAGGGTTGGAGGTTTTACTATTTGTGCAGTAATATTTAGATTTATATTTCAACAGATAAGAAAAGATAAGAAAAGTTTAATAGAGATAAATGTGTTAAATTTAAGAAGTAGATATGGACTTATGGCTCTTATTTTTACTTCTTTAATATTTGCTATTATGCATGGTCCAAGCATTTTAAGTCTTCCTATATATTTATTACCAGGGTTGTTATTTGGTTTTTTATATTGCAAATATGGATTAGGGGTTTCTATAGTATCTCATTGCATGAGTAACTATTTATCTTCTTTAATTTTAACTTTAGTAGTATTTTTAATAAATTTATTGGTCTAA
- a CDS encoding DUF1846 domain-containing protein → MKLGFDPKKYLEEQSKFILERVNDYDKLYLEFGGKLMCDLHAKRVLPGFDEDAKIKLLHKLKEKVEVVICVYAGDIERNKIRGDFGITYDLEVFRLIDDLRAYELDVNSVVITRYNGQPATTVFINKLERRGIKVYKHKATKGYPADVDTIVSDEGYGKNPYIETTKPIVVVTAPGPGSGKLATCLSQLYHEYRRGNVAGYSKFETFPVWNVPLKHPLNIAYEAATVDLKDVNLIDSFHMDAYNKLAVNYNRDIESFPLLKRIIEKITGEESVYKSPTDMGVNRVGYGIVDDEVVKEASKQEIIRRYFKTACEYKKGYVDKETADRAKLIMEELNLKESDRKVVIPSREHAAKLKELSDKNEISTAVALELIDGTILTGKESELMDASAAVILNAIKYLANINDDIHLISPVILEPIINLKSKTFGNKNTALTCEEILIALSICAATNPTAQAALNKLSMLKGCQAHSTTIVNGSDDQTFRKLGIDITCDPEYQTDNLYYNN, encoded by the coding sequence ATGAAATTAGGATTTGATCCAAAGAAATATTTAGAAGAGCAATCAAAGTTCATTTTAGAAAGAGTTAATGACTATGATAAGTTATATCTTGAGTTTGGTGGTAAATTAATGTGTGATCTTCATGCTAAAAGAGTACTACCAGGATTCGATGAAGATGCTAAAATAAAGTTATTACATAAATTAAAAGAAAAAGTAGAAGTTGTTATTTGTGTTTATGCAGGTGATATAGAAAGAAATAAAATAAGAGGAGATTTCGGTATAACATATGATTTAGAAGTTTTTAGACTTATAGATGATTTAAGAGCTTATGAATTAGATGTAAATAGCGTAGTTATCACAAGATACAATGGACAACCAGCAACTACTGTGTTTATAAATAAACTTGAACGTAGAGGAATAAAGGTTTATAAACATAAAGCAACTAAGGGGTACCCAGCTGATGTAGATACAATAGTTAGTGATGAGGGATATGGAAAGAATCCATATATAGAAACAACAAAACCAATAGTTGTTGTAACAGCACCAGGACCAGGAAGTGGAAAATTAGCTACTTGTTTAAGTCAATTATATCATGAATATAGAAGAGGAAATGTTGCGGGATATTCAAAATTTGAAACATTCCCAGTATGGAATGTACCATTAAAGCATCCTTTAAACATAGCATATGAAGCAGCAACAGTAGATCTTAAAGATGTAAATTTAATAGATTCATTCCATATGGATGCTTATAATAAACTTGCTGTTAACTACAATAGAGATATAGAAAGTTTTCCTTTATTAAAGAGAATTATAGAAAAAATAACTGGTGAAGAATCAGTTTATAAATCACCAACAGATATGGGGGTTAATAGAGTTGGCTATGGTATTGTAGATGATGAAGTAGTAAAGGAAGCATCAAAACAAGAAATAATAAGAAGGTACTTTAAAACTGCTTGTGAATATAAAAAAGGATATGTTGATAAAGAAACAGCTGATAGAGCTAAGCTTATTATGGAAGAACTAAATTTAAAAGAGTCAGATAGAAAAGTAGTTATTCCTTCTAGAGAACATGCAGCTAAATTAAAGGAGCTTTCAGATAAAAATGAAATTTCTACAGCTGTTGCATTAGAGCTAATTGATGGAACTATATTAACAGGTAAAGAATCAGAATTAATGGATGCATCTGCAGCTGTTATATTAAATGCTATTAAATATTTAGCAAATATAAATGATGATATACATTTAATATCACCTGTTATACTTGAACCTATTATAAATTTAAAATCTAAGACTTTTGGAAACAAGAACACAGCTTTAACTTGTGAAGAAATACTTATAGCTCTTAGTATATGTGCGGCAACAAATCCTACTGCTCAAGCGGCACTTAATAAACTATCAATGCTTAAGGGATGCCAAGCACATTCAACTACAATAGTAAATGGAAGTGACGATCAAACATTTAGGAAACTAGGAATTGATATTACTTGTGATCCAGAATATCAAACAGATAATTTATATTATAATAATTAA
- a CDS encoding DUF1540 domain-containing protein, which yields MNKLSCNVRKCNHNLFGICDMHTIRVLSCSNEKYHGSKCFSFEKFKLSKRVKMIGKIDFYRDMLNDIDSSNSKIELPHIYYELINCKYNESSICKSKTVMIEGFKAKECEGIKCKTFLINSHI from the coding sequence ATGAATAAACTATCCTGTAATGTAAGAAAATGCAATCATAATCTGTTTGGAATTTGTGATATGCATACTATAAGAGTGTTAAGTTGTAGTAATGAAAAATACCATGGTTCTAAATGTTTTAGTTTTGAAAAATTTAAACTTTCTAAGCGTGTTAAAATGATAGGAAAAATAGATTTTTATAGGGATATGTTAAACGATATAGATAGTAGTAATTCTAAAATAGAATTACCACATATATATTACGAGTTAATAAATTGTAAGTATAATGAATCTTCAATATGTAAATCTAAAACTGTAATGATTGAGGGTTTTAAAGCTAAGGAATGTGAAGGTATAAAATGTAAAACATTTTTAATAAATAGTCATATATAA
- a CDS encoding DUF6512 family protein — MDRLITICVIFSFILGTLLHFTYEIFNRNKFIGYFSATNESIWEHIKLSIFPIFIFMIILISFNYKNINNPFFALGISLLFSLIIVPTLFYSYTYFTKKSIFLIDILIFVIAVVLPFLLIKYIINLPKFFIIFELIGILLTVSILFMFFYFTYHPPKHKIFIPFNYLKKKS; from the coding sequence ATGGATAGACTCATTACTATTTGCGTTATATTTAGTTTTATTTTAGGAACACTTCTACACTTTACTTATGAAATATTTAATAGAAATAAATTTATTGGATACTTTTCTGCTACAAATGAAAGTATTTGGGAGCATATAAAACTCTCAATATTTCCAATTTTTATTTTTATGATAATATTAATTTCTTTCAATTACAAAAATATAAACAATCCTTTCTTTGCCCTAGGTATATCACTATTATTTTCCTTAATAATAGTACCTACCTTATTTTATAGTTACACCTATTTCACTAAAAAATCTATATTTTTAATTGATATATTAATATTTGTTATTGCAGTTGTTTTACCATTTTTACTTATTAAATATATAATAAATCTTCCTAAATTTTTTATAATATTTGAGTTAATAGGAATACTCTTAACTGTAAGTATACTTTTTATGTTTTTTTATTTTACTTATCATCCTCCTAAACATAAAATATTTATCCCTTTTAATTATTTAAAGAAAAAAAGCTAG
- a CDS encoding APC family permease — MKKNEYGLFTAIGMIVGVVIGSGIFFKSDNILIATNGSVSLGILVFCIAAIGIIFGSLTISELASRNTKAGGIITYAEYSYNKSVACAFGWFHTFLYYPTLISVVTWVSGIYISMLFGLESTLETQILIGLAMMLIIFITNILSAKLGGIFQNASTVIKIIPLIFIAIAGLVFGKPSAIAITDITNMQSFAWISAIAPIAFSFDGWIVATSIAHEIKEPSKNLPKALVVAPLFILGIYLLYFVGISIYVGPETVMSLGDAHVDLAANNIFGAWGAKIILTFVVISILGTVNGLTMGLTRLPYSLAIRGMFPKYKTFSKVNEKLGMPIQSSIIALVISITWLVIHYLTQKFSLLPNSDISEISITINYVLYILLYAKVFRMGLSGEIVGVWKGLLNPLLATLGSLIILVGSIGNPLFWINASISVIILLSAIVFWKYQSKKVNLE; from the coding sequence ATGAAGAAGAATGAATATGGTTTATTTACAGCTATAGGAATGATAGTAGGAGTAGTTATAGGATCAGGAATATTCTTTAAAAGTGATAATATCTTAATAGCTACAAATGGAAGTGTTAGTTTAGGAATTTTAGTGTTTTGTATAGCAGCTATAGGAATTATTTTTGGAAGTTTAACAATTTCAGAACTTGCATCACGTAATACAAAAGCAGGTGGAATAATAACTTATGCAGAGTATTCTTACAATAAGTCAGTAGCGTGTGCATTTGGATGGTTTCACACATTTTTATATTATCCAACACTTATATCAGTGGTTACATGGGTTTCAGGTATATACATATCTATGTTATTTGGCTTAGAAAGTACTCTAGAGACTCAAATTTTAATTGGACTAGCTATGATGTTAATTATATTTATTACAAATATATTATCGGCTAAACTTGGAGGTATTTTTCAAAATGCTTCTACAGTTATAAAAATAATACCTTTAATATTTATAGCAATAGCAGGGTTAGTTTTTGGAAAACCAAGTGCTATAGCAATAACTGATATAACTAATATGCAATCCTTTGCTTGGATTTCTGCAATTGCTCCAATAGCATTTTCCTTTGATGGATGGATTGTAGCTACATCAATTGCTCATGAGATAAAAGAACCAAGTAAAAATTTACCTAAGGCATTAGTAGTGGCTCCATTATTTATATTAGGAATTTATTTATTATATTTTGTAGGAATAAGTATTTATGTTGGACCAGAAACAGTAATGAGTTTAGGTGATGCCCATGTAGATCTTGCAGCAAATAATATTTTTGGTGCTTGGGGTGCTAAAATTATATTAACTTTTGTTGTTATATCAATTTTAGGAACAGTAAATGGATTAACAATGGGTCTTACTAGATTACCATATTCATTAGCTATAAGAGGAATGTTCCCTAAATATAAGACATTCTCAAAGGTAAATGAAAAATTAGGAATGCCTATTCAATCATCAATTATAGCATTAGTAATATCAATTACATGGTTAGTTATTCATTATTTAACACAAAAATTTTCACTATTACCAAATTCAGATATATCAGAAATATCAATTACAATAAATTATGTTTTATATATACTTTTATATGCTAAAGTCTTTAGAATGGGACTAAGTGGCGAAATAGTTGGTGTATGGAAGGGATTATTAAATCCATTATTAGCTACTTTAGGATCATTAATAATCTTAGTAGGTAGTATTGGAAATCCATTATTTTGGATAAATGCTAGTATATCAGTAATAATACTTTTATCAGCAATAGTATTTTGGAAATATCAAAGTAAAAAGGTTAATTTAGAATAA
- a CDS encoding ATP cone domain-containing protein, whose amino-acid sequence MEILKKNGKKEEFSSKKLITSIENAGRDADTILNESDLNMLKKDIIKTLEQIREKTEITSSYEIIGVVIDTLKKEGFRNIIKTYIRYDK is encoded by the coding sequence ATGGAAATATTAAAGAAAAATGGTAAAAAGGAAGAGTTTTCTTCAAAAAAATTAATAACTAGTATAGAAAATGCAGGAAGAGATGCTGATACTATTTTAAATGAATCAGATCTTAATATGTTAAAAAAAGATATTATAAAAACCTTAGAACAAATTAGAGAAAAAACAGAAATTACTTCAAGTTATGAAATAATAGGAGTTGTTATAGATACTCTTAAAAAAGAAGGATTTAGAAATATTATTAAAACTTATATTAGATATGATAAATAA